One Obesumbacterium proteus DNA window includes the following coding sequences:
- the pepN gene encoding aminopeptidase N, translated as MTQQPQAKYRHDYQAPDYTITDLALDFDLDAEVTTVTAVSQVKRQGASQAPLILNGEDLTLKSVSVNDAPWEHYRESENQLILENLPEAFTLTIVNEIHPAKNSALEGLYLSGDALCTQCEAEGFRHITYYLDRPDVLARFRTRIVADKARYPFLLSNGNRIAQGELQDGRHWVQWEDPFPKPSYLFALVAGDFDVLRDSFTTQSGRDVALELYVDRGNLDRAGWAMTSLKNAMKWDETRFGLEYDLDIYMVVAVDFFNMGAMENKGLNIFNSKYVLAKAETATDKDYLGIEAVIGHEYFHNWTGNRVTCRDWFQLSLKEGLTVFRDQEFSSDLGSRAVNRIDNVRVMRGAQFAEDASPMAHPIRPDKVIEMNNFYTLTVYEKGSEVIRMMHTLLGEENFQKGMKLYFERHDGSAATCDDFVQAMEDASGVDLTLFRRWYSQAGTPELSVRDEYDAEHQQYRLYVTQQTPPTSEQADKLPLHIPLDIELYDPQGNVIPLMIDGESVSNVLNVTESEQSFAFDNVPHKPIPSLLREFSAPVKLEYPYSDQQLSFLMQHARNNFSRWDAAQMLLAKYVRLNVAKFQQNQPLSLPMHVVDAFRAVLLDETLDPALAAQILTLPSENEMAELFSIIDPEAIGAVHAAITRLLAKEMADEWLAVYNNNRTPEYRIDHADIAKRSLRNVCLRYLAFGEDVVLADELVVRQYENANNMTDSLAALSAAVGAELPCRDRLMAEFDERWHQDGLVMDKWFMLQATSPSALVLDNVKALLKHRSFTLSNPNRIRSLVGAFARANPSAFHAADGSGYAFLTEILKDLNTRNPQVAARMIEPLIRLKRYDESRQALMRKSLEELKGLENLSGDLFEKITKALNA; from the coding sequence ATGACACAACAACCTCAAGCCAAGTATCGTCACGACTATCAGGCGCCAGATTATACGATCACCGATCTGGCTCTGGATTTTGATTTGGACGCAGAGGTAACCACGGTTACCGCAGTCAGTCAGGTTAAGCGTCAAGGCGCTTCGCAGGCACCTCTTATCCTCAACGGTGAAGATCTCACCCTGAAGAGTGTTAGCGTGAATGATGCCCCTTGGGAGCATTACCGCGAATCTGAGAATCAGCTCATTCTGGAAAATCTGCCGGAAGCATTCACCTTGACGATTGTGAATGAAATTCATCCGGCGAAAAACAGTGCCTTGGAAGGACTTTATCTTTCCGGTGATGCGCTGTGTACCCAGTGTGAAGCCGAAGGTTTCCGCCATATCACCTATTATCTGGATCGCCCAGATGTTCTGGCTCGCTTCCGCACGCGCATCGTGGCGGATAAAGCGCGTTATCCGTTCCTGCTGTCTAACGGAAACCGTATTGCACAGGGGGAGCTACAGGATGGGCGTCACTGGGTGCAATGGGAAGACCCGTTCCCAAAACCAAGCTATTTGTTTGCGCTGGTAGCCGGTGATTTTGACGTTCTGCGTGACAGCTTTACAACGCAAAGCGGCCGTGACGTTGCACTAGAGCTCTACGTTGACCGCGGTAATCTGGATCGCGCAGGCTGGGCGATGACATCGCTAAAAAATGCAATGAAGTGGGACGAAACCCGCTTTGGCCTAGAGTACGATCTCGACATCTATATGGTTGTGGCCGTCGACTTCTTTAATATGGGCGCGATGGAAAACAAAGGTCTGAACATTTTCAACTCGAAATATGTTCTGGCTAAAGCGGAAACCGCGACTGACAAAGATTATCTGGGCATTGAAGCCGTTATTGGACATGAGTATTTCCATAACTGGACCGGTAACCGTGTCACCTGCCGCGACTGGTTCCAGCTCAGTTTGAAAGAAGGTTTAACCGTTTTCCGCGATCAAGAATTCAGCTCGGATTTAGGCTCCCGCGCGGTAAACCGTATTGATAACGTCCGTGTGATGCGCGGTGCGCAGTTTGCAGAAGATGCCAGCCCAATGGCGCACCCAATTCGTCCTGATAAAGTTATCGAGATGAATAACTTCTATACGCTAACCGTATATGAGAAGGGTTCTGAAGTTATTCGAATGATGCATACGCTGTTAGGCGAAGAAAACTTCCAGAAAGGCATGAAGCTCTATTTTGAACGTCATGACGGAAGTGCAGCGACCTGTGATGATTTTGTTCAGGCGATGGAGGATGCTTCAGGCGTTGATCTGACATTGTTCCGTCGTTGGTATAGTCAGGCTGGTACGCCAGAGCTGAGCGTGCGTGATGAGTATGATGCTGAGCATCAGCAATATCGTCTCTACGTGACGCAGCAAACGCCGCCGACCTCCGAACAAGCCGATAAGCTGCCGTTGCATATTCCGTTGGATATCGAGCTTTACGATCCGCAGGGTAACGTGATCCCGTTGATGATTGACGGCGAGTCAGTGAGTAACGTGCTTAATGTGACGGAATCTGAGCAAAGCTTCGCGTTTGATAACGTTCCGCATAAGCCAATTCCTTCTTTATTACGTGAGTTCTCGGCGCCGGTAAAATTAGAGTATCCGTATAGCGACCAGCAGCTGAGCTTCTTGATGCAGCATGCGCGCAATAATTTCTCGCGTTGGGATGCGGCTCAAATGCTGTTGGCAAAATATGTGCGCCTCAACGTTGCGAAATTCCAGCAGAATCAGCCTTTGTCGCTGCCAATGCATGTTGTTGATGCGTTCCGTGCGGTGCTATTGGATGAAACCTTGGATCCGGCACTGGCGGCACAAATTCTGACGCTGCCATCTGAAAATGAAATGGCTGAGCTGTTTAGCATCATCGATCCTGAAGCGATCGGTGCGGTGCACGCGGCTATCACGCGTCTGCTGGCGAAAGAAATGGCGGATGAATGGCTGGCGGTTTACAACAATAACCGCACGCCTGAATATCGCATCGATCATGCTGATATTGCCAAACGTTCGCTGCGTAATGTCTGCCTGCGCTATTTAGCCTTTGGCGAAGACGTGGTGCTGGCCGATGAATTAGTGGTGCGTCAGTATGAAAATGCGAACAACATGACCGATTCGTTAGCCGCGCTGTCGGCTGCCGTTGGCGCTGAGTTGCCGTGCCGCGACCGCCTGATGGCTGAGTTTGACGAACGCTGGCATCAAGATGGTCTGGTGATGGACAAGTGGTTCATGCTGCAAGCGACTAGCCCGTCTGCGCTGGTTTTGGACAATGTAAAAGCGCTGCTTAAACACCGTTCATTTACGCTGAGCAATCCTAACCGTATTCGCTCGCTGGTGGGCGCATTTGCACGGGCTAATCCGTCAGCATTCCACGCTGCGGATGGTTCAGGCTATGCGTTCTTAACCGAGATCTTGAAAGATCTGAATACCCGTAACCCACAGGTTGCGGCACGCATGATCGAACCATTGATTCGCTTGAAACGCTATGACGAAAGCCGTCAGGCTCTGATGCGTAAATCGTTGGAAGAACTGAAAGGATTAGAAAACCTGTCAGGCGATCTGTTTGAGAAGATCACCAAAGCGCTCAATGCATAA